Proteins from a genomic interval of Acidimicrobiia bacterium:
- a CDS encoding NUDIX hydrolase → MTEPRPSSTLCCLRPTEPDGFEVLMVQRSPGARFMASTWVFPGGAVDDIDRLGDNAGLLTGAADGDDVPWMLAALRELVEEVGIWLTPQPFGEPDRRQGAAVYERLRREGLVFDGAALGYFANWITPTLVPVRFDARFYAAVVPGGVDPHPDGREIAAATWITPSEALVTSSMVVPLPTQEILRHLASFSSAEDLVAHARRLDSVEPIQPKLHVDPEGDLEILMPGDAGFDEVDETRAPDEGALRSAVRRAEGRGVKLPEMPR, encoded by the coding sequence ATGACGGAGCCAAGGCCGTCGTCGACGCTTTGCTGCCTGCGCCCGACGGAACCGGACGGCTTCGAGGTGCTCATGGTGCAGCGATCACCTGGCGCCCGGTTCATGGCGAGCACCTGGGTCTTCCCCGGTGGCGCCGTCGACGACATCGACCGCCTCGGGGACAACGCCGGGTTGCTGACCGGGGCCGCCGACGGCGACGACGTGCCGTGGATGCTGGCTGCACTGCGCGAGCTCGTCGAGGAGGTCGGCATATGGCTCACTCCGCAGCCGTTCGGCGAGCCGGATCGCCGCCAAGGCGCCGCCGTGTACGAGCGTCTCAGGCGTGAAGGCCTCGTGTTCGACGGCGCGGCTCTCGGCTATTTCGCCAACTGGATCACCCCGACGCTCGTGCCGGTTCGCTTCGACGCCCGCTTCTACGCGGCGGTCGTCCCCGGCGGAGTCGATCCGCATCCCGACGGACGAGAGATCGCAGCAGCCACTTGGATCACACCCTCGGAAGCGCTGGTGACCTCCTCGATGGTGGTCCCGCTGCCGACGCAGGAGATCCTCCGGCACCTGGCCTCGTTCTCCTCGGCCGAGGATCTCGTCGCCCACGCCCGCCGGCTCGACAGCGTCGAGCCGATCCAGCCGAAGCTGCACGTCGACCCGGAGGGAGACCTTGAGATCCTCATGCCGGGCGACGCCGGCTTCGACGAGGTGGACGAGACGCGTGCCCCGGACGAGGGGGCCCTCAGGTCGGCCGTACGCCGTGCCGAGGGGAGGGGAGTGAAGCTTCCCGAAATGCCGAGATGA
- a CDS encoding MBL fold metallo-hydrolase — MIRVAVVLAPNPGLFTGPGTNTYVIGDEGTVAVIDPGPVIPGHLDAIVGEIGDRRAAAVLVTHCHPDHAPAANPLGVRLGVPVVGYGPGPDFSPDVTIGDGEAFTDGGLEVVAVHTPGHTADHLCYLVGDVLFTGDHIMGGSTVVIEDAAAYMASLEKVLAVDPRHLYPGHGPELPDARAAVEEYVAHRRLREDQIVEAVRAGAHSVDEIVAAVYTDVDPTLHLAAALQVRAVLQKLTSESRLSSRRGTDEGGSFHALEE; from the coding sequence ATGATCCGCGTCGCGGTCGTCCTCGCCCCCAATCCCGGACTGTTCACGGGGCCCGGCACGAACACTTACGTCATCGGCGACGAGGGCACGGTTGCCGTCATCGACCCGGGGCCGGTGATCCCGGGTCATCTCGATGCCATCGTCGGCGAGATCGGCGATCGGCGGGCGGCTGCCGTCCTGGTGACGCATTGCCATCCGGACCACGCTCCCGCCGCCAATCCCCTCGGTGTTCGTCTGGGTGTCCCCGTCGTCGGGTACGGCCCCGGCCCCGACTTCAGCCCCGATGTCACGATCGGCGATGGCGAGGCGTTCACCGATGGGGGCCTCGAGGTCGTGGCGGTGCACACACCGGGCCATACCGCAGATCACCTCTGCTACCTGGTCGGCGACGTGCTCTTCACAGGCGACCACATCATGGGCGGGTCGACGGTCGTCATCGAGGACGCCGCCGCCTACATGGCGTCGCTCGAGAAGGTTCTCGCCGTCGACCCTCGCCACCTCTATCCGGGGCACGGTCCCGAGCTGCCGGATGCCAGGGCGGCCGTCGAGGAGTACGTCGCCCACCGCCGGCTGCGTGAGGATCAGATCGTCGAGGCGGTCCGCGCCGGGGCGCATTCGGTCGACGAGATCGTCGCCGCCGTCTACACCGACGTCGATCCCACGCTCCACTTGGCGGCTGCGCTCCAGGTGAGAGCGGTTCTCCAGAAACTGACGTCGGAGTCGCGGCTATCCTCCCGGCGGGGCACGGATGAGGGCGGCAGCTTCCACGCGTTGGAGGAATGA
- a CDS encoding Mrp/NBP35 family ATP-binding protein, giving the protein MVARQEVESALRGVIDPELGADIVELGMVKDVVIDRGSVTIKIALTIAACPMRDQIESDVVRKVRAMPGVEEVTVQVTAMSQEERSGLMMTARRHARENVAPTMVSPLTRVIAVSSGKGGVGKSSLSVNLALAIADQGHEVGLLDADIWGFSVPRMLGAADRRLEAREDRKIVPVEVEGIHLVSTGLIVGDEDTALMWRGLMLSKALEQFLRDVAWPSSLGYLVLDMPPGTGDIQMALARLLPQAEMVVVTTPQKAAQKVAARVADMARRSFMPVVGVIENMSGFTTDEGRHYDLFGRGGGSALAADLGVPLIGQIPLDPHVVEGGDEGRPVVREHAASPAGSAIIAAAKALTELVPPAEDETCTSRIAVLADQLERLGS; this is encoded by the coding sequence ATGGTCGCCAGACAGGAAGTCGAATCGGCGCTGCGTGGCGTCATCGATCCCGAGCTCGGCGCCGACATCGTCGAGCTCGGGATGGTGAAGGACGTCGTCATCGACCGCGGAAGCGTCACCATCAAGATCGCCCTCACGATCGCCGCATGCCCGATGCGCGACCAGATCGAATCGGACGTGGTCCGCAAGGTCAGGGCGATGCCGGGCGTCGAAGAGGTGACCGTGCAGGTCACCGCCATGTCGCAGGAGGAGCGGTCCGGCCTGATGATGACGGCGCGGAGGCACGCCCGGGAGAACGTCGCCCCGACCATGGTGAGCCCGCTGACGAGGGTCATCGCCGTCTCGAGCGGCAAGGGAGGCGTCGGCAAGTCGTCGCTCTCGGTCAACCTGGCCCTCGCCATCGCAGACCAGGGCCATGAGGTGGGGCTGCTCGACGCCGACATCTGGGGGTTCTCGGTCCCGCGCATGCTCGGGGCCGCAGACCGTCGCCTCGAGGCCCGTGAGGATCGGAAGATCGTTCCCGTCGAGGTGGAGGGGATCCACCTCGTCTCGACGGGGCTGATCGTCGGGGACGAGGACACGGCTCTCATGTGGCGGGGACTGATGCTCTCGAAAGCACTCGAGCAGTTCCTGCGGGACGTCGCCTGGCCGTCGAGTCTCGGCTACCTGGTCCTGGACATGCCACCCGGGACCGGCGACATCCAGATGGCGCTCGCCCGGCTGCTGCCGCAGGCGGAGATGGTCGTCGTGACGACGCCGCAGAAGGCTGCCCAGAAGGTGGCGGCCCGGGTCGCCGACATGGCGCGCCGGTCGTTCATGCCCGTCGTCGGCGTCATCGAGAACATGTCCGGCTTCACCACCGATGAAGGCCGCCACTACGACTTGTTCGGAAGGGGAGGGGGGAGCGCCCTGGCCGCCGATCTCGGGGTGCCGCTCATCGGCCAGATCCCACTGGATCCCCATGTGGTCGAGGGCGGTGACGAGGGAAGGCCGGTCGTGCGTGAGCATGCCGCGTCGCCCGCCGGTTCGGCGATCATCGCGGCAGCCAAGGCCCTCACAGAGTTGGTGCCGCCCGCCGAGGACGAGACGTGCACGTCTCGCATCGCCGTCCTCGCCGACCAGTTGGAGCGGCTCGGCAGCTGA
- a CDS encoding peptidoglycan DD-metalloendopeptidase family protein, translating into MKRLVAVLVLFGLMGAPAYLHAAIAQGEITPDDLAAADAERRAVGRELAGVLGEYDAAAVRSAELSADLAQLVTELAAREQELEIIRTQAEAVARQLYMSRGDSGLLLLLDSESINEYPVRQGYLRYVSKSDAATLSRLEAVKGSYADQQSRLDEAITEQSAVERQLEELSNEILGRLQAADEAYNSLVAAYEAQEAEKARLEEERRRREEEERRRRNSTTTTEAPDDDGGDETTTTVADDGGDDGGDDTTTTTTEPPSEPPPDGDMTCPVAGATTFVDSFGAPRSGGRAHMGVDMMAARGTPLVAIENATVASLGNGGLGGITVWIRGASGDTYYYAHLDAWESGLGVGDRLSMGERLGYVGNTGNAVYTSPHLHFERHPGGGGAVNPYPLVRGLCL; encoded by the coding sequence GTGAAGCGGTTGGTCGCAGTGCTCGTGCTCTTCGGGCTCATGGGCGCGCCCGCATACCTCCACGCGGCGATTGCGCAGGGCGAGATCACGCCGGACGACCTGGCCGCCGCCGACGCCGAGCGCCGCGCCGTTGGTCGGGAGCTCGCCGGCGTCCTCGGGGAGTACGACGCAGCCGCGGTGCGGTCGGCCGAGCTGTCCGCCGACCTGGCGCAGCTCGTCACCGAGCTGGCGGCACGCGAGCAGGAGCTCGAGATCATCAGGACGCAGGCCGAGGCGGTGGCGCGACAGCTCTACATGTCGCGCGGTGACTCCGGGCTGCTGCTGCTCCTCGACTCCGAATCCATCAACGAGTACCCGGTCCGGCAGGGCTACCTCCGATATGTCTCCAAGAGCGACGCGGCGACGTTGTCGAGGCTCGAGGCGGTGAAGGGCAGCTACGCCGATCAGCAGAGCCGCCTCGACGAGGCGATCACGGAGCAGTCGGCGGTCGAGCGGCAGCTCGAAGAGCTGTCGAACGAGATCCTCGGCCGCCTGCAGGCCGCCGACGAGGCCTACAACTCGCTGGTGGCCGCCTATGAGGCGCAGGAGGCGGAGAAGGCTCGCCTCGAGGAAGAGCGCCGCCGTCGCGAGGAAGAGGAGCGTCGCCGGCGTAACTCGACGACGACGACCGAGGCGCCCGACGACGATGGTGGCGACGAGACGACGACGACGGTCGCCGATGACGGAGGCGACGATGGTGGCGACGACACGACGACCACGACCACCGAGCCTCCTTCCGAGCCGCCGCCCGACGGCGACATGACGTGTCCCGTCGCGGGTGCCACGACCTTCGTCGACTCTTTCGGAGCGCCTCGATCCGGTGGCCGCGCTCACATGGGCGTCGACATGATGGCTGCTCGCGGAACCCCCCTGGTAGCCATCGAGAACGCAACGGTGGCCAGCCTGGGCAACGGTGGTCTCGGTGGGATCACCGTGTGGATCCGAGGTGCCAGCGGCGACACGTACTACTACGCCCACCTCGACGCCTGGGAAAGCGGGCTCGGGGTCGGCGATCGCCTGTCCATGGGTGAGCGGCTCGGGTACGTCGGCAACACCGGCAACGCCGTGTACACATCGCCGCACTTGCACTTCGAGCGCCACCCGGGCGGCGGCGGAGCCGTGAACCCGTACCCGCTGGTCCGCGGCCTCTGCCTCTGA